CAAGAGAAGTGATCAAGAAAACAGTTGCCAGGCCTGCGGTGACCTTCACCAGAAGTCCACCTGCGCCGGTGCTACCGAACATTGTACTGCTACCGCCGCCGAAAATGACTCCCATTCCTTCGTGGCCGGACTGCAGCATTACTGCACCGATCAAAAAGATGCAAGCCAAAACATGAATGACTATGACCAAGGTATCCACAATAATATCCTTCTCTTATTCCACATTAACAAGCGCTAAATCAGGCCAAAACAATCTTACTAAAGCTTTCGCCCTCTAAGCTCGCGCCTCCTACCAATACTCCGTCGACATTGTCAAGCGCAATAATCTCGGCACAATTGTCCGGCTTAACACTTCCTCCGTATAATATCCTCATTTCATTGGCATTATCTCCAAAAATTGAAAAAAGGATTTTCCTGACAAAACCGTGAGCGGCTGAAATTTCTTCAGGACCAGCCACTTCACCTGTACCAATCGCCCATACGGGTTCATAAGCTATACTCAATCGATCCGGAGCAATATCCGTCGGAACATTTTTCAGCCCCATACGTATCTGCCTTTCGAGGACATCCTCTACCATGTCTTTTTTTCGATCTTCAATTTTTTCACCGACACACAGAACGACCTTGAGCCCACTGGCAAGACCATAAGCTGTCTTCTGTCCAATATACTCATCGTCCTCACCCAAAACATGTCGACGTTCCGAATGCCCAGTCAACCCGTATGCAGCTCCAGCATCCTTGAGCATCTTGGGAGAGATCTCTCCGGTAAAAGCACCCTCTTCTTCTATATAATAGTCTTGACCACCGGCAGAAAATCCTGCCTGCCAAGCCAAAGCCTGAGCCACCCCCCTCAATGCCGTAAAGGACGGAAAAACAAGCACCTCCCGGTCGTCTGGAAGCTTTGCAGCCGTCAACTTGACCAACTCCTCCGCAGTAGACTTGGCTTCGTCCCAAGTCTTATACATCTTCCAATTGGCAGCCATGAGTTTCTTCATGAAATCAAGCCCTCCTTTAATGCAGTGAAAGCCGGCAGTTCCTTCCCTTCGAGAAACTCCAGAAACGATCCGCCTCCAGTTGAAATAAAACTAAACTTATCAGTAAGATGCATCATATGGACCACGGCATCAGTATCACCACCACCCACAATACTGAGTGCATCATCAAGGTCGGCGATAGCGGCGCAAACCGCCATAGATCCCTTTGCAAAAGCCGGAGTTTCGAACAGGCCCATTGGTCCATTCCAGACAATAGTCTTGGACCTGGCAAGGACTGAAACAAAGTTCTTGATGGTTTCAGGTCCAATATCCAACACCATGGAATCAGCAGGAATCATATCTGCTGCACACACTCCAGCCGCCTCAACAGCTTCATGTGTGTCGGCATATATATAATCGACAGGCAAATGGAGCTTCGACCCCATGGAATCAGCCTTTTCCATAATGGATTTGGCATCTTCCACCAGATCCTTTTCAATCAGAGAATTACCGACTTCATAGCCCTTGGCGAGCATGAAAGTATTGGCCATAGCGCCACCGATGATTATGTCATCGACCTTGCCGAGTAAATTATTTAATATTCCCAACTTTGTAGACACCTTTGCACCACCGGAAACACAAACATAAGGACGTTTTGGTTCCTGCAATGCATCTCCGAGAAACTTTTGCTCTTTCTGCAAGAGAAAACCACCGCAGCTCACGGGAGCGTACTTGGGAATATCCACGACAGAAGCATTCTCACGATGGGCAACACCAAAGGCGTCATTAACATAAACATCTGCAAGGGAAGCAAGTCGCTGCCCAAAATCCCCACGCTCTGCCGCCGTCTTTCCTGTCTCTTCAGGATTGTAGCGGAGATTGTCCAGCATAAGCGCCTGCCCCGGTTTGAGCGCAGCCGCTTTTTCCACAGCCAGATTGCTCAATAGCCCGGGTACGAGTTCGATATCCACTCCGAGCAGCTCGCCCGTACGCTTTGCCACAGGCGCCAAAGACAGCTCCGGCACCACTTGTCCCTTGGGCTTACCAAGGTGTGCACAAAGAATAATCGCTGCCCCCTTGTCCAACGCATATTTAAGCGTTGGCATAGCCGCCTGAATACGGTTGTCATCAGTAATCACACCATTTTCAAGGGGGACATTGAAATCCACACGAAAGAGAAGTTTTTTCCCAGAGATATCAACTTGATCAATAAAAAGCATAATCGTCCTCGTTTATTCGGTCAGTCTTAATTCGGAAAATCATACCTGAAGAGCAAAGCATCTTCCTTGGTATCCGGGTAATACTTTTTTCTGACACCAATTTTTTTGTATCCGAATTTCCTATACAGTGACAAGGCTGGCTCATTGGATACCTTGACGTCCAAAAAACTTTTTTTAATATTATTTTCACGGCACACCTCAAAACTCTCTGCCAACAGCCTTGCTGCCAGTCCATGCCTTCTGAACTCAGGACGAACAGCCAAGTTAAGGATTTCCATTTCATCCTCAATCATTGAAAAGGCTATGTAGCCGGCAAGAACCCCTTCATGCCGTATACCAAGTACATTAAAGGCCTTTCTCGACAAACCGAGAAGAAATTGCTCGCGAGTCCAGTGGTACTCAAAACACTGGGCTTCCAGATCAATGAGGTCCTGGACATCATCCTTGCCCAACACCAATACTTCGTCATACATTATATACTCCGTAGACCTTTTTTGAGCACTGGAAAATTTGAAAAATCGAGTGTATACGGAGTTGAACGGCAAATCAAAGAATATTGGAACCAACGAGATGATTTTCAACAAGAAAGCACTTGAACCCACCCTAGACAACAACCCTATTGAGGTTGTCGACGATAAGAACAGACCCTTGGCCGTCCTCGCCAAATCTGCAGTTCATCGACAATTACTCAAACATCGCTCGGTCCAAATCCTTGTTCTAAATCCTGATGGTAAAATATTCCTTCAAAAACGAAACAGTAAAAAACAGTTTTTCCCAGGTCGTTGGGACATTTCAGCTCGCACCCACCTTCTGGCGGGAGAATCGACCTATGACGCCGGATTACGCGCACTCAAAGAAAACTTGAATATGGAAGTTGAACATCTTCATCTCCTAAACGAGCTCCCGGCGGGACCGGAAACAGGATTTGAACATGTGACGCTCTACACTGTTCCCAAGAACATCTACCCTATCGTCCCCAACCCCGATGAAGTGTCAGAAGGATTTTATTACTCTCAAGAAGAATTGACATGTCTTGTCAAAGAATTCAAAGAATTACTAACACCAAATCTCGTACTCCTTTGGGAAACCGGGCTTCTAGCCAACATCTAATCCTTGCGCAACAGCGCACTAAGTTCACTATGAATCAAACTGTTGGTAGCCAATATAGAAGATGAACCGAACAAATAGGGAACACTTACATCATATTCACTGATTTGCCCCCCAGCCTCTTTAACCAACAGAATGCCAGCCGCAGTGTCCCATGGATTAAGCGCACTTTCGAAGAAACCGTCATACCGCCCACAAGCGACGTACGCCAGATCAAGAGCGGCCGCACCAGGTCTACGAATACCCTGCGTCAAAGGAAGTAACGTCTTGAGATGCCTGAGAACAGTATCCAGATGTGTTTCGACGTCATATGGGAATCCCGTCGCCAACAGAGAACGCTCCATACGCTTCTCTTCAGAGACTGCAATTGGCTTTCCATTCATAAACGCCCCATGTCCTTCGACCGCTGTAAAAACTTCTCCAAGAAGCGGCAGATTCACCACCCCCAAAATCACACGGTCTTCGTGCCAAAGTCCAATGGAATTGGCCACAAAAGGTAACCCATGGGCAAAATTAGTGGTCCCGTCTATTGGATCGATGATCCATGTAAATTCACCAAGAGGTGTATCTTTAGCTGTCTCCTCGGCTAGGAAGTCAGAACCAGGCAAAAGTTTGGCAAGCTCTTCCTTAAGCATGACCTCAACAGCCATATCAGTTTCGGTCACAAGGTCGATTCGCCCCTTGTGCATGATCTTCTTGTTTTTTGGTCGCCGCTTCACACACCATTTCCCCAGCCTGAGCAACTACAGCCAAAAGACCATCCAACATTCTTTGTCCGTCAAAAGCCATCCTGAGCCCTCCTCTCAAAAAAAAGGGCGGTTGACGCCCGCCCTCTGTTCTTTTCCTGCCTATCCACCGAGCACTTAAGCTCTTCGCTGAATGAAAAATTCAACGGACCGATTGTAAGTCCTCTCTTCTTCTACGGTGAAATAGCAAGCAGGAAGCTCACCACGTTGCCTGTGATAATGTAGACATTCACAACAGAGCCCATGCTTGTCGCATGGAGACGTACAGGTGCAGTACTTTTCGTTGATTTTTGCCCTTGGACACTGATCTTTCTTTTTCATTTCTTGCCTCATTGCTTCGCAGAATCCGACCCCGTTCAGACTCTCTCAAAAGTAAAGAAAACTGTATCGAAACATATGTAGAATGTCAATTATTCAGGCTGATTGTTTCACTAAGGTCAAACGATTTACACTCTGCGCACTTCATTCACGCAAGTCATTGAAAGAGTTGGAACCAAATTCCTAAATCATTGTATTCCACTAAATAAATGTATATGAACAAATGATAATCGTCTGGATATGACACACTTGTAATATGTACCAGATATCGGGATAATTCTTAATGTGGGAAAAAGCATTCAGCCAAGCCCCTGACTTTCAGAAGCCAGATGGGACACAACCAGATCAGCATACGCTGAGTACACTTGAAGAACTGAAGCAATTCATAGACTTCAAGCATATTAAGTATTGTCTTCTTAAGCCGTACTTCGAAGTTAAAGACTATCCACTCGTTCAGGCTCGAGAACTCTTGCCCTCTTTCGAAGTAGACCTTTACGAGTACAAGAATCTCCCAGGATTTTCCATGGTGGCCTTCGAACGCCAACTCAATTCATTTCAGGAGATATTTCAGTATGATGCACTACACTCCCTCTCTGATTGGGAAGAAATGCAATTCCAGGATAATTGCGCCATAGAAGACAATGTCGTCGCAAACAACATCCGCACCTTCCAAAGCCGTCTTCCCAAAAGATACCATTCTGAATTCATTGAAAAATTTGAAGGGAAGGACATTTGCACCATCAATGCGTATTCACAGATGCTTCCTTTTCTGCTTGAACTGGAACGAGCTCACGTCTTAGCCCATGACAGTTCCGGCAAATTCACATTGCAAGGTGTATATGCGTCACTGCCCTCCAACCTTGACAGCGAGCTAAAACAGTTCGGCCTGAGAATCGGTAAATTCAAGCCCGGCAACAATCTCATGTACGAATGCAACCGTCTGTTCGTCTATCAATTCATGATGGAACTGCACGGATTCCCCATTGTTTCGGAGCGGCGAACTTCTTCAGCCATGTTTGCCATTCGTCTTCTTCGCCAGAATGAACGATTCATTATTCGAGTACTCGGCCAAAGCGACCGGACCATCACGACAATGATGTCACCACCGCCCGGAACGCCAAAAAAACTCTTAAAATACCCGCGAATCGAAAAAACAGCCCTTGTTCAAATTCATGAAAATCAAAAAGATCTCATTGAACT
The genomic region above belongs to uncultured Pseudodesulfovibrio sp. and contains:
- a CDS encoding phosphoglycerate kinase, translating into MLFIDQVDISGKKLLFRVDFNVPLENGVITDDNRIQAAMPTLKYALDKGAAIILCAHLGKPKGQVVPELSLAPVAKRTGELLGVDIELVPGLLSNLAVEKAAALKPGQALMLDNLRYNPEETGKTAAERGDFGQRLASLADVYVNDAFGVAHRENASVVDIPKYAPVSCGGFLLQKEQKFLGDALQEPKRPYVCVSGGAKVSTKLGILNNLLGKVDDIIIGGAMANTFMLAKGYEVGNSLIEKDLVEDAKSIMEKADSMGSKLHLPVDYIYADTHEAVEAAGVCAADMIPADSMVLDIGPETIKNFVSVLARSKTIVWNGPMGLFETPAFAKGSMAVCAAIADLDDALSIVGGGDTDAVVHMMHLTDKFSFISTGGGSFLEFLEGKELPAFTALKEGLIS
- a CDS encoding NUDIX domain-containing protein is translated as MIFNKKALEPTLDNNPIEVVDDKNRPLAVLAKSAVHRQLLKHRSVQILVLNPDGKIFLQKRNSKKQFFPGRWDISARTHLLAGESTYDAGLRALKENLNMEVEHLHLLNELPAGPETGFEHVTLYTVPKNIYPIVPNPDEVSEGFYYSQEELTCLVKEFKELLTPNLVLLWETGLLANI
- a CDS encoding inositol monophosphatase family protein, whose protein sequence is MKRRPKNKKIMHKGRIDLVTETDMAVEVMLKEELAKLLPGSDFLAEETAKDTPLGEFTWIIDPIDGTTNFAHGLPFVANSIGLWHEDRVILGVVNLPLLGEVFTAVEGHGAFMNGKPIAVSEEKRMERSLLATGFPYDVETHLDTVLRHLKTLLPLTQGIRRPGAAALDLAYVACGRYDGFFESALNPWDTAAGILLVKEAGGQISEYDVSVPYLFGSSSILATNSLIHSELSALLRKD
- a CDS encoding DUF6485 family protein, with protein sequence MRQEMKKKDQCPRAKINEKYCTCTSPCDKHGLCCECLHYHRQRGELPACYFTVEEERTYNRSVEFFIQRRA
- the secG gene encoding preprotein translocase subunit SecG, with the protein product MDTLVIVIHVLACIFLIGAVMLQSGHEGMGVIFGGGSSTMFGSTGAGGLLVKVTAGLATVFLITSLGYNILSGNKVADQDSIMLQSNTVETTAPVEPAKPGITFQDSGDAQSE
- the rimI gene encoding ribosomal protein S18-alanine N-acetyltransferase; the protein is MYDEVLVLGKDDVQDLIDLEAQCFEYHWTREQFLLGLSRKAFNVLGIRHEGVLAGYIAFSMIEDEMEILNLAVRPEFRRHGLAARLLAESFEVCRENNIKKSFLDVKVSNEPALSLYRKFGYKKIGVRKKYYPDTKEDALLFRYDFPN
- the tpiA gene encoding triose-phosphate isomerase translates to MKKLMAANWKMYKTWDEAKSTAEELVKLTAAKLPDDREVLVFPSFTALRGVAQALAWQAGFSAGGQDYYIEEEGAFTGEISPKMLKDAGAAYGLTGHSERRHVLGEDDEYIGQKTAYGLASGLKVVLCVGEKIEDRKKDMVEDVLERQIRMGLKNVPTDIAPDRLSIAYEPVWAIGTGEVAGPEEISAAHGFVRKILFSIFGDNANEMRILYGGSVKPDNCAEIIALDNVDGVLVGGASLEGESFSKIVLA